A window of the Cystobacter fuscus genome harbors these coding sequences:
- a CDS encoding GDSL-type esterase/lipase family protein produces the protein MSPALESKHTSVGLTLALTLALAVGLSLAPVPEAWRPIPSLAQGPVVPQLVALVTTSSAASKRKAVGVEPDAERNTPEVPVLPEEDEPELAHAGSTDAGTPLEPVAPVAQAEADSLGLSGLGAATREDALRLEALREKMEARHVDLEPGCRRQGPSGCEESGLAPFFQALRALDEGRRTVPVRVEHLGDSLIASDHITDVARERLQERHGSGGKGFLYIDRPTRSGRDTRAGQASAGWEFTRIIDRAPPKDRLPMTGVAFAAGNAGAQDVRFSVEDARTAELFFLAQPGGGSVQVFVDGKPQQRVQTRWSPAEVASARVKLPEGARTLMLKTRGKVELHGVSLENGTPGVVYDTLGLPGAYAGVFLRTHPPYFRAQMRQRKPSLVVLMFGGNEAFRLSREWTNLEEIKQEAEQLVKRVRESAPDAACLVWSPIDAAVRTMGGELVPRRGSRAVADIFREVARDGGCAYWDALSAMGDEGSAIRWLSAGLLNEDLIHPRAKGSNLLGHLFDLAIQRAYAASAPPRVALVDPPGLQHADTALSATFKHLLALEKGEGSRVGILQFGTSPTDTRPFTEAVRGALTKRFGDAGRGFVSAGPASEGLAAVGVTRELTGDWTMEDAVKAPSTGQAFGLGGVRAVGAPQAASRIRFCEGCPSAATPPARLSLYTLDGPGAGGLEVTVDGAAVPPEPPPPEPFTAPTVRVRSFPVTGPAHEVVARNTGGGSLTVLGAALDLEQPGIGYDAVELPEATASTLAGIESQALAAQLSSRQPRLLVFAYGQNESASKDLDAQALRAEYSALIARLKKDAGGAECLVLGTPDRQELKPDGTWEDAPGLATVVTVLPEVAREQGCAYWSARAAMGKGGMARWQAEGLGHTDGSHLTAEGEEKLAGLFLNDLLAAYESFKAQPPALAVEGR, from the coding sequence ATGTCGCCCGCGTTGGAGTCCAAGCACACATCGGTCGGGTTGACGCTCGCCCTCACACTGGCACTCGCGGTGGGGCTGTCGCTCGCCCCGGTGCCGGAGGCTTGGCGTCCCATCCCCAGCCTCGCACAAGGTCCGGTGGTACCGCAGCTGGTGGCGCTCGTCACCACGTCGAGCGCCGCCTCCAAGCGCAAGGCCGTGGGCGTGGAGCCCGACGCGGAGCGCAACACGCCCGAGGTGCCCGTACTCCCCGAGGAGGACGAGCCCGAGCTGGCCCACGCTGGGAGCACCGACGCGGGCACCCCGCTCGAGCCCGTGGCCCCCGTGGCCCAGGCCGAGGCGGACTCGCTGGGACTGTCGGGCCTGGGCGCAGCCACGCGCGAGGACGCCCTGCGCCTGGAGGCCCTGCGCGAGAAGATGGAGGCGCGGCACGTGGACCTGGAGCCCGGCTGCCGGCGCCAGGGGCCCTCGGGGTGCGAGGAGAGCGGACTGGCCCCCTTCTTCCAGGCGCTGCGCGCGCTGGACGAGGGCCGCCGCACCGTGCCCGTGCGCGTGGAGCACCTGGGTGACTCGCTCATCGCGTCCGACCACATCACCGACGTGGCGCGCGAGCGCCTGCAGGAGCGCCATGGCTCGGGGGGCAAGGGCTTTCTCTACATCGATCGCCCCACGCGCTCGGGCCGGGATACGCGCGCGGGGCAGGCCTCCGCGGGCTGGGAGTTCACCCGCATCATCGACCGCGCTCCGCCGAAGGATCGCCTGCCCATGACGGGAGTGGCCTTCGCCGCGGGCAACGCGGGGGCCCAGGACGTGCGCTTCTCCGTCGAGGACGCGCGCACCGCGGAGCTCTTCTTCCTCGCCCAACCCGGCGGCGGCTCCGTGCAGGTGTTCGTGGATGGCAAGCCGCAGCAACGCGTGCAGACGCGCTGGAGCCCGGCGGAGGTCGCCTCGGCCCGGGTGAAGCTGCCCGAGGGCGCCAGGACGCTCATGCTCAAGACGCGCGGCAAGGTGGAGCTGCATGGCGTGTCGCTGGAGAACGGCACCCCGGGCGTGGTGTACGACACCCTGGGGTTGCCGGGAGCCTACGCGGGCGTCTTCCTGCGCACGCACCCACCCTACTTCCGCGCCCAGATGCGCCAGCGCAAGCCGTCGCTGGTGGTGCTCATGTTCGGCGGCAACGAGGCCTTCCGCCTGTCGCGCGAGTGGACGAACCTCGAGGAGATCAAGCAGGAGGCCGAGCAACTGGTGAAGCGCGTGCGCGAGTCCGCGCCGGATGCCGCGTGCCTCGTCTGGTCGCCCATCGACGCGGCGGTGCGCACGATGGGCGGCGAGCTGGTGCCGCGCCGGGGCTCGCGCGCCGTGGCGGACATCTTCCGCGAGGTGGCCCGGGACGGCGGCTGTGCCTACTGGGACGCGCTCAGCGCCATGGGCGACGAGGGCTCCGCCATCCGCTGGCTGTCCGCGGGCCTGCTCAACGAGGACCTCATCCATCCACGCGCCAAGGGCTCGAACCTGCTCGGGCACCTCTTCGACCTGGCGATCCAGCGCGCCTATGCCGCGAGCGCCCCGCCCCGCGTGGCCCTGGTGGACCCGCCCGGACTCCAGCACGCGGACACGGCCCTCTCGGCCACCTTCAAGCACCTGCTCGCGCTGGAGAAGGGCGAGGGCTCACGCGTGGGCATCCTCCAGTTCGGCACCTCGCCCACGGACACGAGGCCCTTCACGGAGGCCGTGCGCGGCGCGCTGACGAAGCGCTTCGGCGACGCGGGCCGGGGCTTCGTCTCCGCGGGCCCCGCCTCGGAGGGGCTCGCCGCCGTGGGAGTAACGCGCGAGCTGACCGGTGACTGGACGATGGAGGACGCGGTAAAGGCCCCGTCGACCGGACAGGCCTTTGGCCTCGGGGGCGTGCGCGCGGTGGGAGCACCCCAGGCGGCCTCGCGCATCCGCTTCTGCGAGGGCTGCCCCTCGGCCGCCACGCCGCCCGCGCGCCTGTCGCTGTACACGCTGGATGGGCCCGGTGCCGGAGGCCTGGAGGTGACGGTGGATGGCGCCGCCGTGCCACCCGAGCCGCCGCCGCCCGAGCCCTTCACCGCGCCCACGGTGCGCGTGCGCTCCTTTCCCGTGACTGGCCCCGCGCACGAGGTGGTGGCGCGCAACACGGGCGGGGGAAGCCTCACCGTGCTGGGCGCGGCGCTGGACCTGGAGCAGCCGGGTATCGGCTATGACGCCGTGGAGCTGCCGGAAGCCACCGCGTCCACCCTGGCGGGCATCGAGTCGCAGGCACTCGCCGCGCAGCTCTCCTCGCGCCAGCCGCGCCTGCTCGTCTTCGCGTACGGCCAGAACGAGAGCGCGAGCAAGGACCTGGATGCCCAGGCGCTGCGCGCGGAGTACAGCGCGCTCATCGCCCGGCTCAAGAAGGACGCGGGCGGGGCGGAGTGCCTGGTGCTCGGTACGCCCGACCGGCAGGAGCTGAAGCCGGACGGGACGTGGGAGGACGCGCCGGGGCTGGCCACGGTGGTGACGGTGCTGCCCGAGGTGGCGCGCGAGCAGGGCTGCGCGTACTGGTCCGCGCGAGCCGCCATGGGCAAGGGCGGCATGGCGCGCTGGCAGGCCGAGGGCCTGGGCCACACGGACGGAAGCCACCTGACGGCCGAGGGCGAGGAAAAGCTCGCGGGCCTGTTCCTGAACGATCTGCTCGCGGCCTACGAGTCCTTCAAGGCCCAACCTCCGGCGCTCGCCGTGGAGGGCCGCTGA
- a CDS encoding AHH domain-containing protein has product MLAKAIGTWLAVAALLLGASPAYGDTSAEIATRLAHAKAALTATRGQLTPEQWALLSDKLAGAEKALAGYDQFVAQTGRTLATAEASAAASTKALAAEGEATAARGTVSVLGRVGVIFLSLVTLQSDDDPRLYESRQKRVLEAQLQEVGRAAEQVKAEVEQASKSPAARSARREEEEEEDGYLHHIATDKNDMSDARGGPWTPRFRQIFEKAGMTLNDPANLVKVKGHRGPHPEQYHQQISDALQLATDGCVGVAQCRERLTKALGRLGVECSTPGTRLNQLITTPAAR; this is encoded by the coding sequence ATGTTGGCGAAGGCAATCGGGACATGGCTCGCGGTGGCCGCGCTTCTCCTCGGGGCAAGCCCCGCCTACGGCGACACGAGCGCGGAGATCGCCACGCGTTTGGCCCATGCGAAGGCGGCATTGACGGCGACCCGTGGCCAGCTCACGCCGGAGCAGTGGGCCCTGCTCAGCGACAAGCTTGCGGGCGCGGAGAAGGCCCTGGCGGGCTACGACCAGTTCGTCGCACAGACAGGACGGACACTGGCCACCGCCGAAGCGAGCGCCGCGGCAAGCACCAAGGCGCTCGCCGCCGAAGGCGAGGCCACGGCGGCCCGAGGCACGGTCTCGGTGCTCGGGAGGGTGGGGGTCATCTTCCTCTCCCTGGTCACGCTCCAGAGCGATGACGATCCCAGGCTCTACGAATCCCGTCAGAAACGGGTGCTGGAAGCACAACTCCAGGAAGTTGGTCGCGCGGCCGAACAGGTCAAGGCGGAAGTCGAGCAGGCCAGCAAGTCCCCTGCCGCTAGGTCCGCCAGGCGCGAGGAGGAGGAGGAAGAGGACGGATACCTCCACCACATCGCGACGGATAAGAATGACATGTCCGACGCCCGTGGAGGACCGTGGACGCCAAGGTTTCGGCAGATCTTCGAAAAGGCGGGAATGACGTTGAACGACCCTGCCAATCTGGTGAAGGTCAAGGGCCACAGGGGCCCTCATCCCGAGCAGTATCATCAACAGATTAGTGACGCACTACAGCTCGCGACGGATGGCTGCGTCGGCGTGGCGCAATGCCGTGAACGACTCACGAAAGCGCTTGGGCGGTTGGGCGTGGAGTGCTCGACTCCTGGAACAAGGCTGAACCAGTTGATTACGACGCCAGCCGCAAGATAG
- a CDS encoding FAD-dependent oxidoreductase, giving the protein MAISAENLLQHMAVPQKPDVYQIGCFERRVTIYSQQVRALNLVFALFACKKLQSTSRVAVVGGGAAGLTATVALARCGATVTLLERLDAVIPFQSGNLTRWLHPHIYEWPEEGYRNPDSGLPLLNWSADYAANVALVLRDEFYRHVRETKAIKIQKGVRNVKPPHTGSSGRRLEWNDSGGRFRSESFDAVILAVGFGLEGSALCPVQSYWRNDDLAQFEIDAERVRRYLVSGCGDGGLVDLLRIRISDFRHGAILDELIGWHPDRAQVEEQLLLTEETARAMASRGEDPSDFLFDEYQRIRPRYIDDNIATRIRGDTSATLNGPDQFPCNLNSSILNRFLASALIGLRHDSVLGADWWRGKISHVGQDGTGCHVRLENGELRDFDRVILRHGTRAVISHWMESSDVELVRSRNALDQTRAPAWPDGFFGETIVQSRLHSRRLARQIYVSIPNGAGQRDSKIPLDIRIFSRLDELLDAIYFALHPRVPAYTYGKTWRLRNKASGVDLVHERETADDPRFGEFMPDLRTLEDVGILPGDELEVVLLMRTPPRMPGRIP; this is encoded by the coding sequence ATGGCAATCTCCGCGGAGAACCTCCTGCAACATATGGCGGTACCTCAAAAACCCGATGTGTACCAGATCGGGTGTTTCGAGCGACGGGTGACCATCTACTCGCAACAGGTCCGTGCCCTCAACCTGGTATTCGCACTCTTTGCTTGCAAGAAATTGCAGAGCACCAGTCGAGTCGCGGTGGTGGGTGGTGGTGCGGCGGGGCTTACCGCCACGGTCGCGCTTGCCAGGTGTGGAGCAACTGTCACTCTTCTCGAACGGCTCGACGCGGTCATCCCATTCCAGTCCGGGAATCTGACACGGTGGTTGCATCCCCACATCTATGAATGGCCAGAGGAGGGTTACCGCAACCCCGACAGTGGGCTTCCACTGCTCAACTGGTCCGCCGACTATGCGGCGAATGTCGCGCTCGTCCTTCGAGACGAGTTCTACAGGCACGTTCGGGAAACCAAGGCGATCAAGATCCAAAAAGGCGTGCGAAACGTCAAGCCCCCCCACACTGGCTCATCGGGCCGACGCTTGGAGTGGAATGATTCGGGGGGCAGATTCCGGAGCGAGTCCTTCGATGCTGTCATCCTCGCGGTTGGATTCGGCCTCGAGGGTTCCGCTCTCTGCCCGGTACAATCCTACTGGCGCAATGACGATCTGGCTCAATTCGAGATCGATGCGGAGCGGGTTCGCCGCTACCTTGTCTCTGGATGTGGGGACGGTGGGTTGGTCGACCTGTTGCGAATACGTATCAGTGATTTCCGGCATGGAGCAATCCTCGATGAGTTGATTGGATGGCATCCCGACCGTGCACAGGTGGAGGAGCAATTGCTTCTCACCGAGGAGACGGCGCGTGCGATGGCGTCACGCGGAGAGGACCCCTCTGATTTCCTCTTTGACGAATATCAACGAATCCGCCCCCGCTATATCGATGACAACATCGCCACCAGGATTCGCGGAGACACGAGTGCGACCCTGAACGGGCCCGACCAATTCCCGTGCAATCTCAACTCCAGCATCCTGAACCGGTTCCTTGCCTCCGCCCTCATCGGGCTGAGACATGACTCTGTCCTGGGGGCTGACTGGTGGCGGGGAAAGATCTCGCACGTCGGTCAGGACGGGACGGGATGTCATGTACGACTTGAAAACGGAGAGCTGAGAGACTTCGACCGCGTCATCCTTCGTCATGGCACCAGAGCCGTGATTTCCCACTGGATGGAGAGTTCGGATGTGGAGCTTGTCCGTTCTCGCAACGCGCTCGACCAGACACGCGCCCCCGCGTGGCCGGATGGCTTCTTTGGCGAAACGATTGTACAATCGCGTTTGCATTCGAGGCGTCTGGCTCGCCAGATCTATGTGTCCATTCCCAACGGCGCGGGTCAGCGGGACTCCAAGATTCCACTGGATATCAGGATTTTCTCCAGGTTAGATGAATTGCTTGACGCGATATACTTCGCGCTTCATCCACGTGTCCCCGCGTATACGTATGGCAAGACGTGGCGCCTACGCAACAAGGCGTCAGGTGTTGACTTGGTGCATGAACGAGAGACCGCCGACGATCCCAGATTTGGTGAGTTCATGCCCGATCTCCGTACGCTGGAGGACGTGGGGATCCTGCCTGGTGATGAGCTCGAGGTTGTTCTCTTGATGCGTACTCCCCCCCGAATGCCAGGACGCATCCCCTGA
- a CDS encoding serine/threonine-protein kinase: protein MGCEQCLTEHEAGAPCTPGDDFPCDSETLSGMGYGPLVFVRKLGTGTLGSVYLAEHPSSGALFAVKVLHPHLARTPAVLQRFYAEARTLQHLVHPNVTRVLDVRQAPNGHHCLLMEYVDGLALSRLPLPLPPAEVVFLLLQVLEGLEAAHVGGIVHRDLKPENLVLTTGRDGSRRVKILDFGMASTLAEGFSPEELAAGMVVGSPAYLAPELWVRAEPDGRADLYSLAVLGYRLLTGRLPFGGGGRMGEMLLVHKPSVPLAPHQLDEQVPAALSAVVMQALSLRPDERFATARAFRAALNEAMRRPAFGCMAPAAFQVRVEGAGGQGLVPVFVNDVSDDGLRIACDGTLPRLGARLEVELSLNGWVLACAADVVRLLPAEEARTWGGRQGFILQFSEPSEDVRRLIAQALAPPPPETPPDAELAQLLARANACGQDPYSLLSIPPHADFAEVMRRLALAERRLEPFWHRQLPAEQRQSLEALHGRLEAARRTLGDPLARARFDASRGNFHGVAHCLAAGVPHASVNRLRQAFLAARPDAEALARELFDKGVVLEAQHVLDGALARYTEALRVDPLNVGIHRYYHALARRVHASRLQSAGMEQGAASP, encoded by the coding sequence ATGGGTTGTGAACAATGTCTGACGGAGCATGAAGCGGGGGCGCCCTGCACCCCCGGCGACGACTTCCCGTGCGACAGCGAGACGCTGTCCGGCATGGGGTACGGCCCGCTGGTGTTCGTGCGCAAGCTGGGCACGGGGACGCTGGGGAGCGTGTACCTCGCCGAGCACCCGTCGAGCGGCGCGCTCTTCGCGGTGAAGGTGCTGCATCCCCACCTGGCGCGCACGCCCGCGGTGCTCCAGCGCTTCTACGCGGAGGCGCGCACGCTGCAACACCTCGTGCATCCGAACGTGACGCGGGTGCTCGACGTGCGCCAGGCACCCAATGGCCACCACTGTCTGCTCATGGAGTACGTGGACGGCCTCGCCCTGTCGCGGCTGCCGCTGCCCCTGCCTCCCGCGGAAGTGGTGTTCCTGCTGCTCCAGGTACTCGAGGGATTGGAGGCCGCGCACGTGGGCGGCATCGTCCACCGCGACCTCAAGCCGGAGAACCTGGTGCTCACCACCGGGCGCGACGGCTCGCGGCGCGTGAAGATCCTCGACTTCGGCATGGCGAGCACCCTGGCCGAGGGCTTCTCTCCGGAGGAGCTCGCCGCGGGCATGGTGGTGGGCAGCCCGGCCTACCTCGCGCCCGAGCTGTGGGTGCGCGCCGAGCCGGATGGCCGCGCGGACCTGTATTCGCTCGCGGTGCTGGGCTACCGGCTGCTGACGGGACGGCTTCCCTTCGGCGGCGGGGGCCGCATGGGAGAGATGCTGCTCGTGCACAAGCCGAGCGTGCCGCTGGCGCCTCACCAGTTGGACGAGCAGGTGCCCGCCGCGCTCTCCGCGGTGGTGATGCAGGCCCTGTCGCTGCGGCCGGATGAGCGCTTCGCCACCGCGCGCGCCTTCCGGGCGGCGCTCAACGAGGCGATGCGGAGGCCCGCGTTCGGCTGCATGGCGCCCGCGGCCTTCCAGGTGCGGGTGGAGGGGGCCGGGGGCCAGGGACTGGTGCCGGTCTTCGTGAACGACGTGAGCGATGACGGGCTGCGCATCGCCTGTGATGGGACGCTGCCCCGCCTGGGCGCGCGCCTGGAGGTGGAGTTGTCGCTCAATGGGTGGGTGCTCGCGTGCGCGGCGGACGTGGTGCGCCTGCTGCCCGCCGAGGAGGCGCGGACGTGGGGAGGCCGTCAGGGCTTCATCCTCCAGTTCTCCGAGCCCTCCGAGGACGTGCGCCGGCTCATCGCGCAGGCCCTCGCGCCGCCGCCGCCGGAGACCCCGCCGGACGCGGAGCTCGCGCAACTGCTCGCGCGGGCGAACGCGTGCGGACAGGATCCCTACTCGCTCCTGTCCATTCCTCCGCATGCGGACTTCGCCGAGGTGATGCGGCGCCTCGCGCTGGCCGAGCGCCGGTTGGAGCCCTTCTGGCACCGGCAGCTACCGGCCGAGCAGCGCCAGTCGCTGGAGGCCCTGCACGGCAGATTGGAGGCCGCCCGGCGCACGCTGGGGGATCCCCTGGCGCGGGCCCGCTTCGATGCGTCCCGGGGCAACTTCCACGGCGTGGCGCATTGCCTCGCGGCCGGAGTGCCGCACGCGTCGGTCAACCGCCTGCGTCAGGCGTTCCTCGCCGCCCGGCCCGACGCGGAGGCGCTCGCGCGGGAGCTGTTCGACAAGGGCGTCGTCCTGGAGGCGCAGCACGTGCTCGATGGGGCGCTGGCGCGCTACACGGAGGCGCTGCGCGTGGATCCGCTCAACGTGGGCATCCACCGCTACTATCACGCGCTGGCCAGGCGGGTGCACGCTTCCCGGCTCCAGTCCGCTGGCATGGAGCAGGGCGCCGCGTCCCCATGA
- a CDS encoding imm11 family protein, whose protein sequence is MRYFRLMDDVNVPGGWILGTPTDERTGQPLSGVFLAGHPLRVSGPVRVPFLQPGRALDFSLADTAPVVHKKVASVLAELAPADVQLIPANVETQPEPYCLLNVLRIVKCIDDAACEEVNYWTPEDGVPEKTGRYFSVYGLRIAPTQVGGARIFRPWGWEIALIVSESIKEAMQGLGVTGARFEEV, encoded by the coding sequence ATGCGCTACTTCCGGCTGATGGACGACGTGAATGTCCCTGGTGGATGGATACTGGGAACCCCGACCGATGAGCGGACGGGTCAGCCTCTGAGTGGCGTATTTCTCGCGGGTCATCCACTTCGCGTTAGCGGGCCTGTTCGAGTTCCCTTCCTCCAGCCCGGAAGAGCGCTCGACTTCTCCCTGGCGGATACAGCACCGGTCGTCCACAAGAAGGTGGCCTCAGTCCTGGCAGAGCTGGCGCCAGCCGATGTCCAGCTCATCCCGGCGAACGTCGAGACACAGCCCGAGCCATATTGCCTCTTGAATGTGCTGCGCATCGTGAAGTGCATCGATGATGCCGCTTGCGAAGAGGTCAATTACTGGACGCCCGAAGACGGAGTTCCAGAGAAGACCGGGCGATACTTTTCCGTGTACGGCTTGAGAATCGCTCCCACACAAGTCGGAGGCGCTCGGATCTTCCGTCCCTGGGGATGGGAGATTGCCCTCATCGTCTCAGAAAGCATCAAGGAGGCGATGCAAGGACTGGGCGTGACGGGTGCCCGGTTCGAGGAGGTTTGA
- a CDS encoding mannose-1-phosphate guanylyltransferase, translating to MAIHPVIMAGGSGTRFWPLSRKARPKQFLPLASKNPLITDTVSRLKGLASVKDTLIVCGPSHAKQAARLVKGLPKKNLLVEPVARNTAPAIALAALAVAARDPEGILVVLPSDHHVADTRGFQKVLTEAARVAAGGHLVTLGITPQRPETGYGYIQVGEALPGGGRQVKAFREKPDPETARRYVDSGEYVWNAGIFVFRADAILAAFDEHMPEMRKGLDALRKVVGKRTFPAALKRVFPKLPSVSIDYGVMEKAKNLAVLPGDFGWSDVGSFSAIPEVRPADEHGNVVSGPEAVVVDCKGCVVLADKRPLAVVGLTDMVVVDSGDAVLVVPKDKSQDVRKVVEALKARKRDKFL from the coding sequence ATGGCAATCCATCCCGTCATCATGGCCGGTGGTTCCGGCACCCGGTTCTGGCCCCTGTCTCGCAAGGCCCGTCCCAAGCAGTTCCTCCCGCTCGCCTCGAAGAATCCGCTCATCACCGACACCGTCTCCCGGCTCAAGGGTCTGGCCTCGGTGAAGGACACGCTCATCGTCTGCGGTCCCTCGCATGCGAAGCAGGCGGCCAGGCTGGTGAAGGGACTGCCCAAGAAGAACCTCCTCGTGGAGCCGGTGGCGCGCAACACCGCGCCGGCCATCGCGCTCGCCGCCCTGGCGGTGGCGGCCAGGGATCCCGAGGGCATCCTCGTGGTGCTGCCCTCGGACCACCACGTGGCGGACACCCGGGGCTTCCAGAAGGTCCTCACCGAGGCGGCGCGCGTGGCGGCCGGCGGGCACCTCGTCACGCTGGGCATCACGCCGCAGCGGCCGGAGACGGGCTATGGCTACATCCAGGTGGGCGAGGCGCTCCCGGGTGGCGGCCGTCAGGTGAAGGCCTTCCGCGAGAAGCCAGACCCCGAGACGGCGCGGCGCTACGTGGACTCGGGCGAGTACGTGTGGAACGCGGGCATCTTCGTCTTCCGCGCGGACGCCATCCTCGCCGCCTTCGACGAGCACATGCCGGAGATGCGCAAGGGCCTGGACGCGCTGCGCAAGGTGGTGGGCAAGCGCACCTTCCCGGCCGCGCTCAAGCGCGTCTTCCCCAAGCTGCCCTCGGTCTCCATCGACTATGGGGTGATGGAGAAGGCGAAGAACCTCGCGGTGCTGCCGGGCGACTTCGGCTGGTCCGACGTGGGCTCCTTCTCGGCCATCCCCGAGGTGCGCCCCGCGGACGAGCACGGCAACGTCGTCTCCGGCCCGGAGGCGGTGGTGGTGGACTGCAAGGGCTGCGTGGTGCTCGCCGACAAGCGGCCACTCGCGGTGGTGGGCCTCACCGACATGGTCGTCGTGGACTCGGGCGACGCGGTGCTCGTCGTCCCCAAGGACAAGAGCCAGGACGTGCGCAAGGTGGTCGAGGCCCTCAAGGCGCGCAAGCGCGACAAGTTCCTCTGA
- a CDS encoding MBOAT family O-acyltransferase, with amino-acid sequence MYFHSLQFLFFLTATFALYWLVHRHKWARLGVLMGASVLFYSMWTPWPLLLFAGATAINHLCIKGFRRFESQAARRALLTLSIVSTLGVLCTFKYADLFRESLRVLLAPLGLEVRAEPFGLLLPVGLSFFTFQALSYVIDHYRGEIPKERTYFEHLLYLLFFPHLVAGPIVRASHLIERFDDVPSLTAEQGGQGLYRIAVGLAKKLVIADVLGSGLVDPVFATPDAYTSAECFVAAVAYSFELYFDFSAYSDIAIGTAALFGFKFEENFNRPYLATNLFEFWSRWHISLSTWLRDYLYRPLGGNRVSKPRALFNLMVVMGLGGLWHGADWRFAIWGLAHGAMECLIRVWWWVTGKPPKEGKVAMVRAGFGMLATFLVVVLTRVVFRSPTLEHAGEMYLRLMEGSMGLANVSTLVWVILAVAAVSHVTPLRLFHQAGELFVRMPVPVRAVVLVAVGLGVRHLASVETRPYVYFQF; translated from the coding sequence GTGTACTTCCACAGCCTCCAGTTCCTCTTCTTCCTCACCGCCACCTTCGCCCTGTACTGGCTGGTGCACCGCCACAAGTGGGCGCGGCTGGGCGTGTTGATGGGGGCGAGCGTCCTCTTCTATTCCATGTGGACGCCGTGGCCGCTGCTGCTCTTCGCGGGGGCCACGGCCATCAACCACCTGTGCATCAAGGGCTTCCGTCGCTTCGAGTCACAGGCGGCACGCCGCGCGCTGCTCACGCTGTCCATCGTCAGCACGCTCGGCGTGCTGTGCACGTTCAAGTACGCGGACCTGTTCCGCGAGAGCCTGCGGGTGCTGCTCGCGCCGCTGGGCCTGGAGGTGCGCGCCGAGCCCTTCGGGCTGCTGTTGCCGGTGGGGCTGTCCTTCTTCACCTTCCAGGCGCTCAGCTACGTCATCGACCACTATCGGGGGGAGATCCCGAAGGAGCGCACGTACTTCGAGCACCTGCTCTACCTGCTCTTCTTCCCGCACCTGGTGGCGGGGCCCATCGTGCGCGCCTCGCACCTCATCGAGCGCTTCGACGACGTGCCCTCGCTGACGGCGGAGCAGGGAGGCCAGGGGCTGTACCGGATCGCGGTGGGACTGGCCAAGAAGCTGGTGATCGCGGACGTGCTGGGCAGCGGGCTGGTGGATCCGGTGTTCGCCACACCGGACGCGTACACCTCGGCCGAGTGCTTCGTGGCGGCGGTGGCCTACAGCTTCGAGCTGTATTTCGACTTCTCGGCGTACTCGGACATCGCGATTGGGACGGCGGCGCTCTTCGGCTTCAAGTTCGAGGAGAACTTCAACCGGCCATACCTGGCAACGAACCTGTTCGAGTTCTGGAGCCGCTGGCACATCAGCCTGTCCACGTGGCTGCGCGACTACCTGTACCGGCCGCTGGGCGGCAACCGGGTGTCCAAGCCGCGGGCGCTCTTCAACCTCATGGTGGTGATGGGGCTCGGAGGGCTGTGGCACGGAGCGGACTGGCGCTTCGCCATCTGGGGTCTGGCGCACGGGGCGATGGAGTGCCTCATCCGGGTGTGGTGGTGGGTGACGGGCAAGCCGCCGAAGGAAGGGAAGGTAGCGATGGTGCGCGCGGGCTTCGGCATGCTGGCCACCTTCCTGGTGGTGGTGCTCACGCGTGTCGTCTTCCGCTCGCCCACGCTCGAGCACGCGGGGGAGATGTACCTGCGGCTGATGGAGGGAAGCATGGGGCTGGCCAACGTGAGCACGCTCGTGTGGGTGATCCTGGCGGTGGCGGCGGTGAGCCACGTGACACCCTTGCGGCTGTTCCACCAGGCGGGAGAGCTGTTCGTGCGGATGCCGGTGCCGGTGCGCGCGGTGGTGCTGGTGGCGGTGGGTCTGGGCGTGCGCCATCTGGCGTCCGTCGAGACGCGCCCCTACGTCTACTTCCAGTTCTGA